Sequence from the Cololabis saira isolate AMF1-May2022 chromosome 9, fColSai1.1, whole genome shotgun sequence genome:
TACAGTGCTGCTAAATTGATGATGGCGATTGGCTGTACCAGCCATCAGTCAAAACACCACACCCCTTATTACACATGTATTCAACAGGtataattatataaaataacaaatataaGTTAAACCCTGTACACTTGTCATAGCTGTGAACTGTACAGGGTTTCCCCCAGAACAAATTGGCACTGGACAATGTGACCGGCAGGTTTTCAATTTACCAGAGAAATATTATCTGAAGCCTCAAATGATAAAGGATTTGCAGGCTGaggctatatttttttaattgaaaagtaGGCAGCCATATGAAACACAAGGAGTACCGTCAATTAACTCACTTGCGGGacttctgaaataaataaataaataaataaataaataaataaataaataaataaataaataaataaataaataaatattgcacaAGCCTGCGCTCTTTAATCATGAACATGCAGAAACTGAAGGCCTACCGTTTCTCAGATGAaataattttcaaaaaaaacacatctggaCTGGCTCATATGTTGATAACGCAGCGTACCGCCGACTCTCTTGCAGTGTTTGCAAAACCTTTTTTCTGATCCAGCGGTGATGTCGTACCTCAGCCGGGGACATTTCTCTTTCCATTCGTGCCGGAACGtggacttttctgtttcttttcagCTGGAGTCGGGGCATCATCTGTGGCAGTCTCTGTGATTTCAGATTGCATCTCGGTCTCATCGGCATCCTCCTCCTTAGATGTTTCAGGTTTCAGAAAATAGTTTTTAAGATTAGCTTTTTTCAACATGTCCGGCCTCCCGCTATTTCTGATGCACGCCTAGTCAGAGTAGCATAAATGAAGCTTTGTTtcgtgtaaaaaaaaagaaaaagtttcgTTCCACATATGTCTGGCCTACACATTCATGACAAAATAAGATCCATTTTATTAATAAAATGACATCTGGAAATTGCCTATTTTAATACAATTCCAATTGTGCTTGGAGGGAATATTTTCACCTGACATTTTGACCGAAGGGGTTTaaaaatagagggaatgtgcatgacgtcacagaggcgacttcacagcgggttacgcccactgagtgtcagaaagactgactgTCAGTGTAAAGtgtcagtttgagcaactggaaaacatctaaaatgggaaagagctgttgtgcgatcgactgtactcatagatttagaaagaaatcggagttatcgttttacagactgccgaaaaataagcttaagagagacaaatgggtcgctgcaattcacatAAACAACTGGAtttcaggcaccgaaacgtggatttgcggttcccattttgtatcaggtaatgttggatttttgggtagctaacgttaaacggtcaaatcataaagttcggtgtcctcatcactttaatttctacaacaaatcctgccttgaagtcggacaaagacttttgtaagccttcaaggtttgcttcgtgtatttccccggtgtagaaattaagtagatataaatatcaggaaactggattcgtggccaaatattaatgtccatggaccactggttcttggggtaactgtacaggtcactgtcaagtccaactgacgctaatttaagcccataatcagttgttatcccgtcttctccactagttgcagctgtttttgccactcagtgcgggtaagggggctggtccagtgggaaagtgacatcaatgcgTACCCTCTATACCGGACTAAGGCAGATTTTACCAGTCAGAGTCCGGTAATTACCGGATACCGGAAACCCAGGAACTGTACCTATGGAAACCAAAACTGTTTTTGTAcaagactgtaaatatgtttatgtctgCTGTTATGTTAAACATTTTACCAAGAAAGTAAATGGATCCGGACCATACTATTTGGTAGAGAAAGTCCAggtctggaccctagtggtcagtagaggacctgcaggtctggatccagaccctggtggtccgtagaggacctgcaggtctggatccagaccctggtggtccgtaaaggacctgcaggtctggatctagaatccaattaaacattttattacttgaatataaagcccaaaacggcttagagccgcattatttgcaagacctgatagtgccttatgttcctggcagagctctccgctcccagggtgcaggtttactcgtagttcctagagtatccaaatgtagatttggagggcgggcgttctgctatcaggcaccattactatggaaacaacttccaatctgggttaaggaggctgacaccacctccacctttaaaactaaacttaaaacctttctgtttagtaaagcctatagttagtgtttagtaaacctctagctggtgttggtaaatctctaggtagtgtaaactacCTAGAGAgagcgtgctggcctgcggttgAAATCTAGAAagtagtggtctgtagaggacctgcaggtccagtgGCCACCATTGATTCTCACAGGGGTTACTGGTCCGTGTCCTATCTGGGACGTCCAAAATCCAGTAAGGTTTCCTGGTGAGTCTAATTTGGTCGCAGGTGGAGAGCAGAGTTAATGGTGTATAAGGGGCTCAGCCATGGGCCGGCGACCCGTCCATGtgtccagcagacccctgtgtcCCTGAGCAGGACCAGGCAGGTCCACATGTAGCCAGGTCTGGGGATCGGGGCAGAGAACAAACTCCTGCTGGTTCTTGAGTGGAGGGTTTTGAGTGGAGGGTTTTGTTTCTGCTGGTTTGTCTCTTTAACCCCCccctcctacacacacacacacacacacactcacacaccctCTCTGAACAGCTGATGGCAGAAGGAGGCCAGCTGATCTAATTTTAGCAGAGTCTCCCAGTCTCGGATCGGATCCGTCGCGGTCCAGGACGCTTCCTTCAGTCATGCCCGGCAGCCAGGCCCGGAGCCGGGCCCGAGACCGGAACAACGTCCTGAACCGGCCCGAGTTCCTGTCCCTGAACCAGCCGGCCCGCAGGGACCAGCCGGCGGGGGAGGGACGTGGGGGTCCGAGGAGACCCGTGTTCAGACAGCCGAGTCAGCAGGATGACGGCGCGGTGAGGTAAGACCTGGAGGCTCCGCCCACTCACACCCAGCTGCTATTTACAGggagagcagacctgaaccaggatCCAGAAAAACCCACAACACACACAATTTAGAACTGACACTGTCACACTTTCCATTTACATGTGAACCAACCTGgttgtctggttctggtcccaaACAGACACTCTGGGTTTCTCACGACCAGGACCAGTTCTCCCAATCTCTGACATGAAGTGGACATTAtgccgcttttccactagtacctactcagcccgactcgactcgactcacctcggtttggttctttcccaccaggggtctaacgtgcagagtaaatactttttctgtatctattctgctgaggttctaagcggctgagtcggctgtatctgacatcatcacactacaggccaccgattggtcggggggttggagtcagacgacagagtctggaggaggaaatcagtgaaagagactctgacggattcttgttcattttattcaaccagcaatggcagcaaaagtctgtttcatgatccaactctgaggtgcagatgttcataaacctggtgctgaggagagaattaaaaagggatctagacgggagataaggaacgaccaaaTCTACCaagagctctgtctcttcatagctgctcacggctccagctgacttttcagcagcacagagacaaactaaaaaaaattaaaaagcgtcgctgcttgaagcttctctcactctgtttttaacttgatatcaaacacaagccacagacccagcagcacatctatcatctcctccaggttctacatctttagtgttgttgtcttcttcgtttagatacacaatcaaatatgtcacagcagcttcactccaacctcctacttctcatctgggtattgaaaagaaacgaggacaAGGAGAGTcgaggctgagtaggtactagtggaaaagcgccattagtctgCAACCTGAAACACCTGAGATAGCGACTGAACACTGAAACGCGTCAGAACCAGAAGAGAATCTCGCTCCACAGACCGTGTCCAGGGGTTTCCTCAGGGCGGTTGTTTCTGCGCGTCCTTCACTGTCACAGACATCTGATATCTCCACACCCATGCAACTTTGCAGCTGCACACagatgcttttattctgaaaatccAACTCAAAGCTCTGAAAATGATGCTCCAAACCATTTtaaaaaactgttgttttattttcactgaTGTTTGACAATAAAAGCCCTCATGTGGGCAATACTATGTACCGCTTTGGTGCTTCCATAGGATTTCAGAGTGTAAACTGCACCCAGATCCTGCTAATCATCATCATAGATTATGGATCATCATATGGATTATCATagactgatcatcagcaggtgtgcagacctcTAGACGACCAGAAGTTTTAGCAGTTTgctgtagggctggggatcgattcaaatatcaagaatcgattcgattccgattcttaagattcagaatcgataatcaggatttgatttgattcgatccgattcgattccgatattgatttgggttagtgttattaaaactgttttttgagctgttgcatgaattatatgactgtagttctgcaacatattaatcctagtattatattgagattcaacagcaagtattgcagctaatgatgctgtaaggaccaatcagctcccagaatgctgattgGTTTCAGAACCATTCAGAACcattgctttcagaaacatcatgtggatcaaacagatccagggcagcaaacagaggacgtatgaaattgtttttattttttcccacattccgtttaaatattttcaatttttggtctatttcagtttttaatttcggcgaatttggtttttagcattttatgcaaatgttatgcaaaattatgcaaaaattccttttttgtgcataaacaaaaaaatacccaaagttgtaatgatggaaaaaaatcgatctttagacatacaaattgatttttaggtattaatatgagaatcgatttagaatcagaaaatcatttttttcaacacaggcctagtttgcTGATCTGTAACATTCAAGTGTGTGTAGATGCAATGTCAAGAGGGATGATCTGGACCCGGACACTTGTCAGTGGACCATGAGGACAAGAGTCTTCTATGTGAGAGACTAATTAAAGTCCCACAGGACACCACTACTTCaagttactgctgctaaaggtggagctactattattatttttcctcttctctGACGTCCATTCATCCGTCCGATGCAGGAccccaggggtctgctggagtctttcCCAGCTAAGTACACCCTGGATCGGTTGCCATCCACATAGACAAGTGACATGATGTCGTTCATCTTAGGTTGTGTTCATCTAATCCCATGATCCCCTGTGATCATAtggtttttattacatttttacacCCAAAACAAACAGCATAGGATTTTAAATTGGACACATTGACTGAATAATCCAGATGgagttttatttaattcattgcATTTGATCAGTCCTTCGTGGAGATGACTTCCTGTATAGGACCCCTTGTATAGAAACTCCTGCATAGGACTTCCTGTATAGGACATCATGTATATTACATCCTGTAGAGGACTTCatgtatagagggtctgcattgacgtcacttccccactggaccagcccccttaagcttcagttatggttctgcgtcaaaacgacgccgtgcctacggcgtgtggtatgTGTTGACGCAgaacacacgccgtcactgacgccgtcactgacctgcacctcccgaaaattgtaactaagcgttgaggcgacgcagaccacacgcagactgagagggctgtgattggtttacttggaagcaacgcatttccggtttccggtttgaagcagtcgtgaactttcagcactcttttctACGTGTAtgcgtgattttttttgtttttttgcacaataatctttgatttactgtgactggaaaaagtcggataaaccattcaggaaaagatcgctaactagcggtcacgagaggtactgcaccgcgacgaaatggagtgacggagaagtccgaagggttcacgacggcgtcacggtgacggtgtgtgctctgcgttggtttgacgcagaaccataattcaggctttaatcgcactgagtggcaaaaacagttgcaactagtggagaagacgggataacagctgattatgggcttaaattaaagtcagttggacttgacagtgacccgtacagtaagcccaagaaccagtggtccatggacattaatatttggtacagttaccaagaaccagtggtccatggacattaatatttgcttgcttgctaaatctatgagtacagtcgatcccaaaacagctctttcccattttcgatgttttccagttgctcaaactgaaagtttacgctgacactcagtctttctgacactcagtctttctgacactcagtgggtgtaacccgctgtgaagtcgtatctgtgacgtcatgcgcattccctctatagcaggggtgtccaaagtcggtcctcgagggccggtgtcctgcatgttttagaagtctccttgcttcaacacacctgattcaaattaagtGGTCACCAGCTTGCCGTTaaggtctggacaactctgttgatgacacagctacttttatcacggtgtgctgaagcagggcaacatctaaaacctgcaggataccggccctcgaggaccgactttggacacccctgctctatagGAACTCCTGCATAGGACTTCCTTTATAGGACATCATGTATATTACCTCCTGTAGAGGACTTCATGTATAGGATTTCCTGTAGTTGACCCCATTCCTGCAGTGGACTTCCTGTGGAGAACAGGTGTGTTTTTGATTACTTTAATTTGTCTCCTTTTCACTCTCTTGTTGTGGTTTGATGCTTTACCAACTGATAACTGATGAAATCTGGATCGGGGTCTCTGTGAAggtgtgttttttatttgattttgtttttattcgcCTAGGGGCTCCAGAGAGGCCCCTGAAGGAGGGGTCGGGGCTGAAGGGAGCCCAAAGGATGCGTCACGCTTTCCGGAGCAGGACTGCATGCAGCTCAACCCAACCTTCCGCGGCATTGCAGTCAGCGCTCTGCTCGCCATCGACATCAGCCTTTCCAAGCGTCTGGGGATGTGCGTGGGTGCCCACGGCCGCGGGGCCCCGCTGCGTCCTATGGTGACCCTGCTGGCCCTCACTGGACACGCCCTCCCCTGGATCATTGGTACCCTGTTCTGTTTGTGGAGCAGCAGCACGCTGGCCGGACAGGAAGTCCTGGTCAACCTGCTGCTGGGTAAGAAACATCCACCCGTCTAACAACCATCTTTCTGTCTCTTTAATGAACTTCTGTGTCCAGACGATGCAGGGTCCTGTTAGTTGGACTGCAGTAAGTGCTGGAAGTTGCAGTTCCTGACTGACCACtagagtctggatccagacctgcaggtcctcttcTGTAGGGGGAATATTTCCATactcctagagtatccaaatgtagtttTGGAGGTAGgttttctgctatcaggcatcGTTAATATGGAACCAACCAATCTGGGTCaaagaggctgacaccacctccacctttaaaaccaaacttcaaacatttttctgtttagtaaacctgtagttagtgttagtaaacctctagctagtgtaaactctagtgtgttagggccagtagtcatagctgcagctgcaggaccagactagagcagctgctCTGAACcagagcttcatcctagatacgctgctatagagctatgctgctatagagctacgctgctatagagctatgctgcagggggactccaacatgatccactgggcggttcCCGTCACCCCTCCTACTCTTCCTTTTTTCAGTTATTAAgtagaagtatctcatcaccatcactgttgtccattgttcttgtagtttgttgtgcaggtctgccccctcctttttctcttctgtgcatgtttgcaggccagagcttcaggagctgcatgctgacctgcagtcccccctctgatcatcccattgcttgcttccacctgtctgtatggatgtccGCCCCCCCACCCACACACCCCTCTGACCACTTCAGTTTCTGCTGTCTACGTCTGTTTATATGGTCATCCCTTTaagcaccagttagccattttgCACTAGCCTcgcttcacctcggttctacccgccacggccccgttttgcgcttttgcactagggctgagacgggtagagccgctccaagccgatacatttttctgtaaccattctggcgaggttctatccgggctgagccgggactatttctgacgtcaccacactcctcgccaccgattggtcggggggcggggccg
This genomic interval carries:
- the plpp7a gene encoding inactive phospholipid phosphatase 7; this translates as MPGSQARSRARDRNNVLNRPEFLSLNQPARRDQPAGEGRGGPRRPVFRQPSQQDDGAVRGSREAPEGGVGAEGSPKDASRFPEQDCMQLNPTFRGIAVSALLAIDISLSKRLGMCVGAHGRGAPLRPMVTLLALTGHALPWIIGTLFCLWSSSTLAGQEVLVNLLLALFLDLMTVAGMQKLVKRKGPWDFPPGFLDYVAMDMYSFPAAHASRAAMVCKFLLNHLVLAVPLRILLYLWAFLVGLSRVLLGKHHLSDVGCGFALGFLHFSLVESVWLDSATCQMLISIGTLPWTLLV